In Montipora foliosa isolate CH-2021 chromosome 13, ASM3666993v2, whole genome shotgun sequence, one DNA window encodes the following:
- the LOC137984063 gene encoding nucleoside-triphosphatase ntp-1-like isoform X2, translated as MTMSKSTLLLLLITSSTQLLICFGRSVPKDSAADKYAIVFDAGSSKTKMEIYKLKMASPPLDVTDVEALDPSPSRVEPGIASLAENPDGVELYLAPLLTAAKNVIPRGAQKSADVFFFATAGMRLLPPDQSGAILREVEKLLSDKSKCPFAFYSKNAKIISGTFEGIYAWISVNFLQGNLLPGGSHNTSGILDMGGASHQNAFNTPTKDTLAVKLGNYVYHLFSRSYLGYGLNEAIKRYVHEIFLENGAANVIESPCHLQGYEEETTINGHIVKIEGKPSVPLCRSIIKETFFCKNPGCPFYDQPRLQGDFVGISGMFYTALDIGLLCYSCVKPLSPVMFEENSRQFCANRYQDVSSNPYAKVDCFRGNYVYELLSQGYDLPPDKTIEVGKKMGGFSLGWTLGAMLYNGEYL; from the coding sequence ATGACAATGAGTAAAAGCACATTGCTCCTACTGCTCATTACCAGCTCAACACAACTACTGATATGTTTCGGACGATCCGTGCCCAAGGACTCAGCTGCAGACAAATACGCCATTGTGTTCGATGCAGGCTCCTCAAAGACCAAAATGGAAATCTACAAGTTAAAAATGGCCTCCCCTCCCTTAGACGTGACAGATGTCGAAGCACTTGACCCCTCCCCCAGCAGAGTCGAACCTGGAATAGCTAGCCTAGCTGAAAATCCAGACGGAGTTGAATTATATCTGGCCCCACTGTTAACTGCAGCGAAAAATGTCATTCCTCGGGGTGCACAAAAGTCGGCTGACGTCTTCTTCTTCGCCACAGCAGGGATGCGGCTTTTGCCCCCGGACCAGTCTGGCGCTATTCTCCGTGAAGTTGAGAAACTCTTAAGTGATAAAAGCAAATGTCCATTCGCGTTTTATTCAAAAAATGCAAAGATTATTTCGGGTACGTTTGAAGGAATATACGCTTGGATTTCTGTGAATTTTCTCCAGGGTAATCTTCTCCCAGGGGGATCTCACAACACAAGCGGAATTTTGGATATGGGCGGGGCTTCCCATCAAAACGCTTTCAATACCCCAACTAAAGATACCCTTGCAGTTAAGTTAGGAAACTATGTGTATCACCTTTTTTCCAGAAGCTATCTTGGCTATGGATTGAATGAGGCCATTAAAAGATACGTCCATGAAATTTTCCTAGAGAATGGAGCCGCAAATGTTATTGAAAGTCCTTGTCATCTTCAGGGTTACGAAGAGGAGACCACCATAAATGGTCATATTGTGAAAATTGAAGGAAAGCCTTCAGTCCCCCTTTGCCGATCTATAATTAAGGAaacttttttctgcaaaaaCCCCGGTTGTCCGTTCTACGACCAGCCTCGTTTGCAGGGGGATTTTGTGGGGATTTCCGGGATGTTTTACACCGCCTTAGACATCGGGTTGCTGTGTTATTCATGTGTAAAGCCTTTGTCACCGGTCATGTTCGAAGAGAACTCTCGACAGTTTTGTGCTAATCGTTACCAGGATGTTAGCAGTAATCCATATGCAAAAGTCGATTGTTTTCGGGGTAACTACGTTTATGAGCTTCTGTCTCAGGGATATGACTTGCCCCCAGATAAGACGATCGAAGTTGGTAAGAAAATGGGAGGATTTAGTCTTGGTTGGACCCTTGGCGCCATGTTATACAACGGGGAGTATTTGTGA
- the LOC137984063 gene encoding nucleoside-triphosphatase ntp-1-like isoform X1, whose protein sequence is MIRGVRKRNNASEFSNPKIREHERDERKRVTMTMSKSTLLLLLITSSTQLLICFGRSVPKDSAADKYAIVFDAGSSKTKMEIYKLKMASPPLDVTDVEALDPSPSRVEPGIASLAENPDGVELYLAPLLTAAKNVIPRGAQKSADVFFFATAGMRLLPPDQSGAILREVEKLLSDKSKCPFAFYSKNAKIISGTFEGIYAWISVNFLQGNLLPGGSHNTSGILDMGGASHQNAFNTPTKDTLAVKLGNYVYHLFSRSYLGYGLNEAIKRYVHEIFLENGAANVIESPCHLQGYEEETTINGHIVKIEGKPSVPLCRSIIKETFFCKNPGCPFYDQPRLQGDFVGISGMFYTALDIGLLCYSCVKPLSPVMFEENSRQFCANRYQDVSSNPYAKVDCFRGNYVYELLSQGYDLPPDKTIEVGKKMGGFSLGWTLGAMLYNGEYL, encoded by the exons ATGATACGAGGAGTGCGAAAAAGAAATAACGCAAGTGagttttccaatccaaaaataaGAGAACATGAGAGAGATGAAAGGAAAAGG GTCACGATGACAATGAGTAAAAGCACATTGCTCCTACTGCTCATTACCAGCTCAACACAACTACTGATATGTTTCGGACGATCCGTGCCCAAGGACTCAGCTGCAGACAAATACGCCATTGTGTTCGATGCAGGCTCCTCAAAGACCAAAATGGAAATCTACAAGTTAAAAATGGCCTCCCCTCCCTTAGACGTGACAGATGTCGAAGCACTTGACCCCTCCCCCAGCAGAGTCGAACCTGGAATAGCTAGCCTAGCTGAAAATCCAGACGGAGTTGAATTATATCTGGCCCCACTGTTAACTGCAGCGAAAAATGTCATTCCTCGGGGTGCACAAAAGTCGGCTGACGTCTTCTTCTTCGCCACAGCAGGGATGCGGCTTTTGCCCCCGGACCAGTCTGGCGCTATTCTCCGTGAAGTTGAGAAACTCTTAAGTGATAAAAGCAAATGTCCATTCGCGTTTTATTCAAAAAATGCAAAGATTATTTCGGGTACGTTTGAAGGAATATACGCTTGGATTTCTGTGAATTTTCTCCAGGGTAATCTTCTCCCAGGGGGATCTCACAACACAAGCGGAATTTTGGATATGGGCGGGGCTTCCCATCAAAACGCTTTCAATACCCCAACTAAAGATACCCTTGCAGTTAAGTTAGGAAACTATGTGTATCACCTTTTTTCCAGAAGCTATCTTGGCTATGGATTGAATGAGGCCATTAAAAGATACGTCCATGAAATTTTCCTAGAGAATGGAGCCGCAAATGTTATTGAAAGTCCTTGTCATCTTCAGGGTTACGAAGAGGAGACCACCATAAATGGTCATATTGTGAAAATTGAAGGAAAGCCTTCAGTCCCCCTTTGCCGATCTATAATTAAGGAaacttttttctgcaaaaaCCCCGGTTGTCCGTTCTACGACCAGCCTCGTTTGCAGGGGGATTTTGTGGGGATTTCCGGGATGTTTTACACCGCCTTAGACATCGGGTTGCTGTGTTATTCATGTGTAAAGCCTTTGTCACCGGTCATGTTCGAAGAGAACTCTCGACAGTTTTGTGCTAATCGTTACCAGGATGTTAGCAGTAATCCATATGCAAAAGTCGATTGTTTTCGGGGTAACTACGTTTATGAGCTTCTGTCTCAGGGATATGACTTGCCCCCAGATAAGACGATCGAAGTTGGTAAGAAAATGGGAGGATTTAGTCTTGGTTGGACCCTTGGCGCCATGTTATACAACGGGGAGTATTTGTGA